A single genomic interval of Primulina huaijiensis isolate GDHJ02 chromosome 7, ASM1229523v2, whole genome shotgun sequence harbors:
- the LOC140981748 gene encoding E3 ubiquitin-protein ligase CSU1: MPQRHSKNNNDLAIFTYSEKRQLGYGTQKERLGKDSIKPFDACCLCLKTLIEPMSCSKGHVFCKECILECLLSQKKDIQRKLSALATQQKQEKDEEEERLMLQRTRELDAFDQQNHGAVPQNNDKNYNSGKNGFHGANSVKATSYEEEALRTMKAFWLPSATPDAPKKVEAPSTETICPEGKEKLRLKTLFAINFTEEKREHKKSSSLDKTFICPSCKATLTNMLSLVALGSCGHVFCKKCADKFVAVDKVCLVCDKPCKEKNLVNLAKGGTGFAGHGDHLEAAEFKHLGSGSGLGLVKPVLKA, from the exons ATGCCTCAGAGACACTCGAAGAACAACAATGATTTAGCTATCTTCACGTACAGTGAAAAGCGGCAGCTAGGATACGGCACACAGAAGGAGAGGTTGGGCAAAGACTCCATCAAACCATTCGACGCATGTTGTCTCTGTTTGAAGACTTTGATTGAACCCATGTCCTGCTCGAAAGgccatgtcttctgcaaagaaTGCATTCTCGAATGCCTGTTGTCCCAGAAGAAGGACATTCAAAG GAAGCTATCAGCCCTTGCCACTCAACAAAAGCAAGAAAAAGATGAAGAGGAGGAGAGGTTAATGCTTCAAAGGACCAGAGAGCTTGACGCATTTGATCAACAGAACCATGGAGCGGTACCACAGAACAATGACAAGAACTACAACAGTGGCAAAAACGGTTTTCATGGGGCAAACAGTGTAAAAGCCACTTCTTATGAAGAGGAAGCACTCCGTACTATGAAGGCATTTTGGCTGCCTTCCGCTACTCCAGATGCTCCTAAAAAAGTGGAAGCCCCTTCAACTGAAACAATTTGTCCTGAAGGAAAGGAAAAACTTCGGTTAAAGACACTTTTTGCGATTAATTTTACAGAGGAAAAACGTGAACACAAGAAATCAAGTTCCCTCGATAAGACCTTTATATGTCCCAGCTGCAAGGCCACGCTGACAAACATGCTATCGCTTGTTGCTTTGGGTTCTTGTGGACATGTGTTCTGCAAAAAGTGTGCTGATAAATTTGTGGCCGTTGACAAGGTTTGTTTGGTCTGCGACAAGCCATGCAAAGAGAAAAATCTTGTTAATCTGGCAAAAGGAGGAACTGGTTTTGCCGGTCATGGGGATCATCTTGAGGCAGCAGAGTTCAAACACTTAGGTAGTGGTTCAGGGCTGGGCCTCGTAAAACCTGTTCTAAAAGCTTGA